CGTGGCCACATCGGTTATGGGGTTCGAGTACCGCGATTACAAAGTCAACATTCTGGATACGCCGGGTCACCAGGATTTCCAGGAAGATACTTTCCGGACACTGACCGCCGTCGACAGCGTAATTATCGTGATTGACGCCGCCAAAGGGGTGGAACCTCAAACGGAAAAACTGATGAATGTTTGCCGTATGCGCAAAACGCCGGTCATGGTGTTCATCAACAAACTCGACCGTCCGTCGCGCGATACCTTTAGCTTGCTTGACGAGATTGAGGAACAGCTGAAATTGAAAACCCGTCCTTTGAGTTGGCCAATCAACAGTGGTGCCGATTTTAAAGGAGTATATAATATTTACAAGAGAAGTCTGAATCTTTTTGATGCCGATGTTCAGGAAATTCAACCGGCCATCAAGTTCGAAGATGTGAATGATCCGACACTGGAAAACCACATTGGAAACGACGCCATTGAATTGCGTGAAGAGCTGGAACTGGTTGAAGGCGTTTACCCGGAATTCGATCGCGAAGCCTACCTGGCAGGCGAACTAGCTCCTGTTTTCTTCGGGTCAGCCTTGTACAACTTCGGGGTTCAGGAGTTGCTGGATGCTTTCGTGGAGATTGCACCAAGCCCGAAACCAAGCTTCTCAGAAGAGCGTGAAATCAACCCGGAGGAAGAAGGCTTGACCGGATTTGTCTTTAAGATCCACGCCAACATCGACCCGAACCACCGCAGCCGGATTGCCTTTGTGAAAATTTGCTCGGGCCGTTTCGAGCGGAACGCCGTTTACAAACACATTCGTACCGGCAAAAACATGCGGATTTCGAGCCCAACCGCTTTCATGGCTTCTCAAAAAGAAGTGATTGACGAAGCATTCCCGGGCGATATCATCGGGGTGCCTGATACCGGCAACCTGATTATTGGCGACACCATTACTTCGGGCGAGGACGTGCATTTCAAAGGCTTGCCAAGTTTCAGCCCCGAAATGTTCCGCTACATCGAGAATGCCGACCCGATGAAATCGAAGCAGTTGGCAAAAGGAGTTGACCAGTTGATGGAAGAAGGTGTTGCCCAGTTGTTCACCAGCCAGTTCAACGGCCGTAAAATTATCGGAACGGTTGGACAGCTTCAGTTCGAAGTAATCCAATACCGCTTGGAGCACGAATACGGCGCAAAATGTCGCTTCGAAACACTACCGATGCACAAAGCCTGCTGGATTGAGTGTGACGACCAAAAAATGCTGACTGAATTCAAAAAACGGAAACACCAGAAAATGGCCGTTGACAAACGTGGCCGTGACGTGTTTATGGCCGACTCGGGCTTCATCCTGCAAATGGCTCAGGACGAATTCAAGGATATCAAGTTCCATTTCACCAGCGAATTTTAGGTAGACAAAAACGACACTATATTGAGGGTTTCACTTCCGGGTGAAGCCCTCAATTGTTTTTAGCAAGCAAGCCACGAGTCACAGTTCCGTATCAGCAGGGGTAGGACATTAAAAAAGTAAGTTCGAGCCTTTCTAACCCGGGTTGGCAAGGCAAAAAAACAGGTTCGAGACTCTCCAACCCGGGTTGGGAACTCAAAAAAGTAGGTTAGCAACCTTCTAACCTTGGTTAGAGACTTTAAAAAGTAGGTTGGCGAGGCAAAAAAACGGGTTAGAACCTCCGTACCCCGGGTTAGCACGTTAATAAAGTGGGGTAGCAAGGCCGTACCCCAGGTTAGCGCCTTAAAAAAGCAGGTTAGAAGCTCTGTACTCACCTGCCCCTCGTTTGAGCGCTAGCGGTAACGAGGGGCTAGCTGTATTGAGTTTGTAACTCACTTTACATGGTGGTTCGAACATGCACAAATCCTTTTTCCCCTGCATAGTCTCTGGCCGAACTATAAAGATACTCTTCTGCTCGGTAAACGATCATTGCCCTGACCGGATTTTCGTGTGTATAATTAATCCGTTGGTCAATCAAATTTGAATTATCCAACAAAATAGCGTGGTTAGTTTCCTGCCAAAATTTGTATGTTTTCACCCGGTTATCAAACTTGCCCGCATACCGGAAACGGTAAAGCATCCACTCTTTTCTGCTTTCCGTTTCTTTCTCTATCATCTTCAAAATGCTTTTGGCTGTAAACTTTTTAAAATCCCGGATGATATCACTTATTCTGAAACCTTCCTTTGCCCGACAAACCAAATGAACGTGATTTGACATCAGACACCAGGCATATACCTCCAAACCTTTATTTTCGATGCAGTAATTAAACGAATCGGCTATGACAACTTTATATTCCTTTCGCGTAAACACATCGATCCAATCTTCAACTGTGAATGTTAAAAAGTAAACGGCATTTTGATCGGTGATAAAATAGTTATCGGCAGACATTTTTAGCAACAATATATGGCAAAATACTCAGCAGTACAACATATCTGCTAACGGGCGTTACAAACGCCCAGTAGCAAACCCCTCGTCACCGCTAAAGCTAAGACGAGGGGTAGTGGTGCCCTCAAATGCTTTCTCATTAACAAACTCACAACCAAGGCCAAAGCATTTCTATCATCCAAATATAACACGCGCTTTTTGTTTAATTGAATAGAATTGCTTTATATTCGCAAAAAATTCAGCGCTGACCAAATGACTGACTTTTATCATAGCGACCTGTTTTCGTACCTGGTTTTGCCCGTCCTGATTGTGCTGGCACGCATCAGCGATGTAACTGTAGGAACCCTCCGAATCGTGATGGTTTCCAAAGGTCAGAAACGGATCGCTCCCCTACTCGGATTCTTCGAGGTCATCATCTGGCTGGTGACCATGAGTAAAATCATTCAGAACATCGACAACTGGGTGGCTTATGTTGCCTACGGTGCTGGTTTCGCTGCAGGCAATTACATCGGGTTGATTCTGGAAGAAAAACTAGCGGTTGGTATCGTTCACCTTCAAATTATAACCCGCACCAACGCCGACAACCTGATTGCCAAACTTAAGGCCAAAGGTTACGGAATAACCTACCACGATGCTTACGGAGCGAATGAAAAGGTGGCTGTTATCTATTCCATTATCAAGCGGGTTGACATTGCCGAGGTAATTGAAACCATTCGTACCTACAACCCGAATGCTTTCTACTCCATCCAGGAAGTTAAGTTTGTGAACAAGGGCGTTGAGTCGACCGTCCGATCGATGGAAGGCTGGCGAAAAAGCAAATAAAGGCCCTTCAAAAGCCTCCTCATTTCCTATCAATTCTACTCCGGAACAAATCCAAAAAACGCTTTTCCCGTATCCTCAAAAAACTGAACTTATGATTTCGTATTAATGGCGAATTTTCAGAAATAAAAACTTAAAAAAATTGTTAGCATCATTTCAAATTCGTCAAAAAATCAATCACGAATGACCATTTCTTCAATAATATTGTGATCTTTGTCATGCTTTAAAAAATCGAATTATTATTAGGCACTTTTCTAAATTATACACACATGTTTAAGATTCAAACCTTAAATAAGATTGACCCAAAAGGGTTGCAAAATTTTCCGCTGGATCAATACGAAATTGCCAGCGAGTTTTCGAATCCTGACGCAATTGTTGTGCGCAGTCAGGCAATGCACGACATGGAGCTTGCAAAGTCGCTGAAAGCGATTGCCCGTGCCGGAGCTGGGGTAAACAACATTCCAATCGAAAAATGCACAGAAAACGGTATCGTCGTTTTCAATACACCGGGAGCAAACGCTCACGCAGTAAAAGAATTAGTAATTGCGGGAATGCTTTTATCGGCACGCGGTATTGCACCGGGTATCGAATGGGCAAAAACCCTGATTGGCAAAGGCGACGAAGTTCCTGCATTGGTTGAAGCCGGCAAGAAAAACTTCGGTGGAAACGAAATCCGTGGCAAACGTTTGGCTGTTATCGGTCTGGGTGCTATCGGTGTTTTGATCGCTAACGCTGCACAGGCATTGGGCATGGAAGTTTTGGGTTACGACCCTTACCTTTCGGTAAAACAAGCTTTGCGTTTGAGCCGTAATGTGAAACGTGCTGAAGGCATCGAAGTGTTGTTGGCCAGCGCTGACTACGTAACGATCAACATTCCGCAAACAGCAGAAACAAAAGGCTACATCAACAAGGACAAAATCAAGATGATGAAAAACGGTGTTCGCATCCTGAACTTTGCCCGTGGTGGTCTGGTAAACACTGCTGATATGGCTGCTGCTTTGGAATCAGGAAAAGTAGGTTGCTACGTAACTGACTTCCCGGACGAAGCTACCTTGAAAATGAAAAATGTGATCCCAATTCCTCACCTGGGAGCATCAACTGAAGAATCGGAAACCAACTGTGCCATCATGGCTGTTGACCAGGTTCGCGACTACCTTGAAAACGGTAACATTGTGAACTCAGTAAACTTCCCTGAAGCAACAATGGACCGCACAGGTTCTCCTCGTTTGGTGATTGCCAACAAAAACATCCCGACAATGGTAAGCCAAATCTCAAGCCTGCTGGCTTCTGAAGGTTTGAACATTGCCAACATGTTGAATAAAAACAGAGCAGACATTGCTTACAACATTATCGACCTTGACGGCTCATGCCCTGGTGCTGACTTAGCAGACAAGCTGAAAAGCATCGAAGGAATCATCATGGTTCGCATCCTGCCATAATGTTGACTCGATAAATCTTATTCGGATACCGGTATCTTAAGCAATCACGCGAAAAGTACCGGTATCTTTTTTTTAAGACTTCTTTATCCGGGAATTATTTTAAATTTGCATTTATCGTCAAAAATCATAGATCAAATTTCTGGCAAAAAAATTAATTAAATCATGAGTAACAAGTTGATTGAAAGAGCTGCTGATAACGTACGTATTTTGTCTGCAGCTATGGTTGAGAAAGCGAAATCCGGCCACCCGGGTGGTGCCATGGGCGGTGCTGATTTTGTAAGTGTTTTATTTTCTGAATTTTTGAATTATGACCCGAGCGATATGACTTGGGCCAACCGTGACCGTTTCTTCCTGGATCCGGGACACATGTCTCCGATGTTGTACTCTATCCTGTCGTTGACCGGAACTTACAGCATGGACGATTTGAAAAACTTCAGACAATGGGGCAGCGTAACTCCGGGTCACCCGGAAGTAGACGTGGCTCGCGGTGTTGAAAACACATCGGGACCTCTTGGACAAGGACACACAATGGCTGTTGGTGCCGCCATTGCTGAGCGTTTCCTTGTAGCTCGTTTCGGCGAGTGGATGGCCCACAAAACATACGCATTCATCTCGGATGGTGGTGTTCAGGAAGAAATCTCTCAAGGAGCCGGACGTTTGGCTGGTCACCTGGGATTGAGCAACCTGATCATGTTCTACGATTCAAACGACATCCAGTTGTCGACTGAAACCAACGAGGTAACCAACGAAGACACTGCTAAAAAATATGAATCCTGGGGATGGAAAGTTTTGACCATCGAAGGAAACGATATTGAAGCAATCCGTGGTGCATTGCACGTAGCTCACGCAGAAGCTGACAAACCAACCCTGATCATTGGTAAAACAATTATGGGCAAAGGTGCTGTTACAGCTGAAGGTGCAAACTACGAACGTAAATGTGCTACTCACGGTATGCCGTTGGGTGAAGCTGGTGCATCACTGGAAAAAACCATCGTTAACCTTGGTGGTGATCCTGAAAACGCATTCGTTATTTTCGACGAAGTACAAGCGATGTTCGATGCCCGCAAAGCAGAATTGATCGCTGCTGCTGCCGAGAAAAAAGCGGCGCAAGCTGAATGGGCAAAAGCAAATCCGGAATTGGCTGCTAAATTCGAGAAATTCTTCTCGAAAGAAACACCTGATTTCGATTTCAGCAAAATCACTCAAAAAGCAAATTCTGCAACCCGTGCCGCTTCATCAGCTGTATTGGCTGCTTTTGCCGGTGAAGTTGAAAACATGATCGTTTCTTCTGCCGACTTGTCAAACTCAGACAAAACAGACGGCTTCCTGAAGAAAACAACTTCATTCAAAAAAGGTGATTTCAGCGGTTCATTCCTGCAAGCTGGTGTAGCTGAGTTAACAATGGCCGCTGTGATGAACGGTATCGCATTGCACGGCGGTGTAATCCCGGTTTGTGCAACCTTCTTTGTATTCTCCGACTACATGAAACCAGCAGCCCGTCTGGCCGGTTTGATGCAGTTACCAGTTAAATATGTATGGACACACGACGCATTCCGCGTGGGTGAAGATGGTCCTACTCACCAGCCGGTTGAGCAAGAAGCTCAAATCCGTCTGATGGAAAAACTGAAAAACCACCACGGACAAAACTCAATGTTGGTATTGCGTCCGGCCGACTGTGAAGAAACAACAGCTTCATGGAAACTGGCTTTGGAAAATACTTCAACTCCAACTGCGTTGATTTTGTCTCGTCAAAATATCACCAACCTGCCTTCAAAAGGAGATCGCTACAGCGAAGCTTTGCAAGCTGAAAAAGGTGCTTACATCGTAACTGATTGCGAAGGAACGCCAGATGTGATCTTGTTGGCCAGTGGTTCAGAAGTGAGCACATTGGTTGCCGGAGCTGAACTTTTGGGAAAAGACGGTGTGAAATGTCGCATCGTGTCTGTTCCTTCTGAAGGTTTATTCCGCTCACAAAGTGCAGAATACCAAGCTGAAGTTCTTCCTGCAGGTATCAAAAAATTCGGTATGACTGCCGGTTTGCCTGTAACTTTGGAAGGATTGGTTGGCGCTGATGGTAAAGTGTTCGGTCTGGAATCATTCGGATTCTCGGCTCCTTACACGGTACTGGACGAAAAACTTGGGTTCAACGGACAAAACGTCTACAACCAGGTAAAAGAATTGTTAGTGATGGCATAATTGCCCGATAACGATAAAGAGAAAGGCCGGATATTCCGGCCTTTTTTATTTCATTTCAGTGTCGATATTCGATTAACCAAAAACAACTTTCAGCCAGGCCTGGGCCATCAGCTGCGCGCCCGCCATCGATGGATGAACACCATCGGGAGACCAATAGGCAGCAGGTGCATGTTTCAATGCCTCTTTGAATAGTGTGTGGTAAGGTACCCAAGCTGTTTTAAATTCGTCGGAAATTCGTTTGGCAGCTTCGCGGTAAGGCGTAAACTCATCTTGCCAACCTTCGCCAATAGCAGTGCCGCCATCAATCGAAAAGGGTTCGCAAACGACCAGTTTTACATTGGGGAATGAATCCAAAGTTCGCTTCAGCAATGCCCTAAAGTCAGTCTCGTAAACCTCAACCGTACCATCGTATTTTCCGTTGCGCTTGTGCCAATAGTCATTCACTCCGATTAGAATACTCAGCAGCGCAGGTTTCAGATCCAGGCAATCCTCTTGCCAGCGATCTGCAAGCTGGTAAACCTTATTCCCGCTAATTCCACGGTTATAAATCTTCAATTGCTCTTCCGGGTTTTGTTCCAATATTGAAGCGGCTGCCATCAGGGCATAGCCGGTTCCAAAAGAACTTGCGTCGTTTGCAAGCTGGCGCTCCCGATTCCGCCCGGCATCGGTAATTGAATCACCTTGAAAAAGAATCACGTCACCAGTCGAAAGTTCTTCTGCTTTCTTCTTGGGCGAAGCGCTCACCGTTTCGGAAACAATCATCGGGATAGCAGCAATTCCCGCTGCCTGAACTGCAGAGCTCTTTAAAAAGCCTCTTCTCGAAAATTTCATAATCTATTGGTTTTACCAGCGTGTTCGCCGGGGGTGAATAAACTTTGCGTTTAAATTACTGATTAATTCCCGAACTCAGTTTCAATTCACTCAAAATGAAGGCACATCTTTCCTCCAACGAGCAAAGTGGAACATCAACCAGCCGGTATCCCAAATCATTGTACGTTTTACAAATCATTTCATGGATCCGACAGGCTTCGTCAAACGACTCGGTTCGAACTTCATCCTGAACATAGATTTCGTTCCAGGGAGGACAAATGAAAACAACCGGGAAATACTGATATTCCGAAGCCAGTGACTTTAATATTGCGGAGGGCTCGAAACCTCGAAACGAAGCAAAAGCGAGCTGATCCGGAATTCCCCGATCGACGAAAGCCCAATCCACGCCATCAACCGACTCCCAAAAGTCAATCCGCCGTTGGGAAACGGCCTGCTGAAACGCGCGCCTATTTTTCCAGGGTAAAGTCTCTCCCCCAGTTTCCATCTGCTCGCCGATTATTTCCCGAGCTGCTTCGCCACCGACCTGAAAACCTTTTACAGACAACGCTTCGATCAAACTTGATTTTCCAAATCCGGGACCTCCGGTTATCACTACAATGTTTTTTCGCATTTCCGATTTATTCCTGTCATGTAAATTTAATCTAAACTGCGACTTTTACCGACTAATTTAAAATCATTCTACACGGTAAAAACCACGAAAAAAAGACACCAAAATATCCGATTTTATAATCTTTTTAATACGAGCTACTTACAACCATCTCCCTTGTTTCTGAAATGAACAAAAAGCACTTAACTTATCACTTGACTTTCAATCGTTTAAAAAATTTAACAACTCACTATTACACGGAAAATAAATATTTTTTCTACATTCGCAGACAATATCGTGTACGAACACGATTTTTTTAACATGAATCCCGTGTACGAAAACGGAAGAATTAAAAAAATAAACCAAGAACATGGAACTGAATAGAACAAACGTTGAAAATGCTGCGAAATACCCAAGTCGCATCTTACAATTTGGAGAAGGAAACTTTTTACGTGCTTTTGTTGATTGGATCGTTCAAAAAATGAACAACGAGATCGACTTCAATGCAGGTATCGATGTAGTACAACCGCTTCCGAACGGAATGGTTGATTTGCTGAACAAGCAAGATGGTCTTTACCACGTTTACCTGAAAGGTATCAAAGAAGGTAAACCAGTAAAAGAATTTGAATTCATTCAATGTATTAATAAAGGAATCAATCCTTACACTGAGTTTGAAGTTTACAAAGCTGCGATCCTGAATCCGGAATTGCGTTTTGTTGTTTCAAACACAACTGAAGCTGGTATCAGCTGGGACGAAAACGACAAGTTGGATATGCAACCTCAAAACTCGTTCCCGGGTAAAGTTACTGCCCTGTTGTACGAACGTTTCAAAGCGTTCGAAGGTGCTGCCGACAAAGGTTTGATTTTCTTCACTTGCGAATTGATCGACCGCAACGGCGACATTTTGAAAAAATATGTACTGAAACACGCTGAAAACTGGAACCTTGGTGCTGACTTCATCAACTGGGTAAACACAGCTTGTGCTTTCTGTAACACACTAGTTGACCGCATCGTTCCCGGATTCCCGAAAGATGATATCAAGGATATTCAAGCTGAATTGGGTTACGAAGACAACCTGGTTGTAGTTGGCGAGTATTTCCACTTATGGGTAATTGAAGGTCCGGAATGGGTAGCTGCTGAATTCCCGGCTGACAAAGCAGGTTTGGAAGTGAAATTCGTAAAAGATATGACCCGCTTCCGCGAGCAAAAAGTTGCTGTACTGAACGGATGTCACACTGGTAGCTACGCAGTATCGTACCTGTATGGTATTGAAACTGTTCGCGAAGCTTACGAAAGTTTGGAAGTTGGTAACTTCATGAAAGAAATGGTTTACGAAGAAGTTCTTCCGGTATTGGACGGTACTGAAAAAGAATTGCAAAAATTTGCCGGCAAAATCCTGGAACGTTTCTCAAACCCATTCATCCGTCACCTGTGGCAAAGTATCGCTTTGAACGCGATGTCGAAATGGGAAACACGTAACCTTCCTTCATTGTTAGGTTTCGCTGAAAAACACGGCATGTTACCACAAAAATTGGTTTTCTCGCTGGCTGCAATGATTTCATACTTCAAAGGAGAAACTGAAGGAAATACTTACACCGTACAGGATGACCAATGGATTTTGGATTTCTACAAAGAAGCTTGGGCTGAATGCGACGGACGTCCGATTTCAATTTACCAATTGGTTGAAAAAGTATTGAAATTGGAAAAAGTTTGGAAACAAGACCTGAATAATGTTCCAAACCTGACATTGACTGTTAGTCACTACTTATTCCTGATTCAGCAAGTTGGTATGAAAAAAGCTGTCAAAGCAGTATTGGATGCCAACAACCCATTGATGAAAATCACGATCGAAGAAAAAGCTAAACAAGAAGTAGCTAATAATTAATAATCAATAAAAAATAAACGACCGGTAAAATGGCAAATTACATCAAAATTAACCCGCTGGACAATGTCATTATTGCGTTGAAGGATTTTAGCAAGGGAGAAATAATTGACTTGGAAGGCACACCATTAGAAATTCTGAACGATGTGCCCCGCGGGCATAAAATTGCTATCGCAGAGATTGCTGAAGGAAAAGACATCGTAAAATACGGCGCTCCGATCGGACACGCGACTTCTGCAATTTTACCGGGCGATTACGTGCACGTCCAAAACGCAAAAACCAACTTGTCGGGAACTATGTGTTACGAGTTCAACCAAAAGTTGAACGAGGTTGCCTACCAAAACCAATCGCTGACTTACAAAGGATTTAAGCGCAGCAATGGTAATGTGGGAATCCGTAACGAGTTGTGGATTGTTCCGACTGTGGGTTGTGTGAACGGACAGGCCGAACAGATTATTCAGCTTTTCAAAGAACAAAATAACCCGACAGACATCGACAACGTGCAGGTGTTTAAACACAGCTACGGATGTTCTCAGCTTGGCGACGACCACACCAACACCCAAAAAGCGTTGGCTCAATTAATCAATCACCCGAATGCCGGCGGCGTGCTGGTAATGGGATTGGGATGCGAAAACAACCAGATTGATCACTTGAAAAAATTCATCGGCGAGTATGATGCCAGTCGGATAAAATTCTTAGTTGCTCAGGATGTGGAAGATGAAGTAGAAGAGGGCCTGAAATTATTTCAGGAAATCTATGAGCAAATGCGTCATGACAAGCGCGAGGATGTACCATTCTCGACCTTGAAAGTAGGGTTAAAATGTGGTGGTTCCGACGGGTTATCCGGAATCACCGCCAACCCACTTGTTGGTGCATTCTCTGACTTCCTTGTTGCCCAGGGCGGTAGCACCATCCTGACTGAAGTTCCGGAAATGTTCGGTGCCGAGCACCTGTTAATGGAACGTTCGGAAACGGAGGAAGTATTCAACAAAACCGTCGACATGATCAACGGTTTCAAAGAATACTACCTGAAACACGACCTTCCGGTTTACGAAAACCCGTCACCGGGTAACAAAAAAGGAGGTATCACAACTTTGGAAGACAAATCACTTGGTTGTACACAAAAAGGTGGTGTTGCTACCGTTACTGACGTACTAGCATATGCAGAACCAATCAAAAAGAACGGTTTGAACCTGCTTTGTGCTCCGGGTAACGACCTGGTTGCTGCTTCTGCTTTAGGTTTCAGCGGTTGCCAGATTGTGTTGTTCACCACCGGTCGCGGAACACCGTTCGGTAGTTTTGTGCCAACATTAAAAATTTCTACTAACACACCACTGTCAGAAAAAAAATCAAATTGGATCGATTTCAACGCAGGTAGAATCGTTGAAGATCAAACAATTGATGAGACTTTAGTTGACTTCATTGCCGAACTAAAATCAGTGGCCGAAGGAAAAAAATTGAAACATGAATTGAGCGGTTTTAAAGAAATTGCTATCTTTAAAACCGGAATAACCTTATAACAAAGATATACCCCTCGGGTAGGGGTTGTTTAGTAGTAATTGAGTAGTAGTAGTAAAAAAGCCATCAAGATTCCTTGATGGCTTTTGTTTTGTATCTATCCCCTCTTTCAATCGTTTTTTTAAGGGCACAAAAAAACCGTTGAAGAAAACTCCAACGGCTTTGACTTATGCTTTCGTAAATTATTCTGCTAAAATCCGATCAGCCATCGCATTGGCAAGATCAATACACTGTTGGTATTTTTCAGCTTTCAGGGCTCCTTTTTCTTCCACCGGATCGGCAACCAGGTCCCAACCACAGCTGTCTGCAAATTTCATAAGGTTTTTAACACCGCCACCGTTCCATGCAAAACTTCCGAAAACGCCCAGCAAGTGATCGCGCACGCCCATGTGTTCAACTGTTGTAATCAGGTTTTCCACATTCGGGAACATCGCGTTGTTGTAAGCACAGCTACCAACAATAAATCCTTTGTAACGGAAGATATCGTTGATAATATAGGATTTGTGTGTCTTCGAAGCATCGTAAACACGGATATCTCTAATCCCGCGAACAGACAACTGGCGGGCAATAACTTCGGCCATCTTCTGCGTGTTACCATACATTGAACCGTAAACCACCACAACACCAGGTTCAGTCGTGTAGGTGCTCCACTTGTTGTAACGGCTAAGCACCCAATCCAGGTTGGTACGCCAGATTGGACCGTGAGTAGCTGCAATCATTTTAATATCCAGTGGCGACAATTTTTTGATCGCGCGTTGCGTATGCGGACAGTACTTACCAACGATATTGGTAAAGTAACGCATGATGTCGTCTTTGTAAAATTCGAGGTTGATCTCATCATCGAAAACACCACCGTCCAAAGTTCCGAAACTACCAAAAGCATCACCCGAGAAGAGGATTTTGTTGGTTTCTTCGTAGCTCACCATTGTTTCGGGCCAGTGAACCATTGGAATGGTTTGAAACTGAAGTTTTGTTTTTCCCAGTTCCAAAGTTGAGTCATCGTGTACTTCCA
This genomic stretch from Mangrovibacterium diazotrophicum harbors:
- a CDS encoding peptide chain release factor 3, with protein sequence MGFKEEIKRRRTFGIVSHPDAGKTTLTEKLLLFGGAIRVAGAVKSNKIKKGATSDFMEIERQRGISVATSVMGFEYRDYKVNILDTPGHQDFQEDTFRTLTAVDSVIIVIDAAKGVEPQTEKLMNVCRMRKTPVMVFINKLDRPSRDTFSLLDEIEEQLKLKTRPLSWPINSGADFKGVYNIYKRSLNLFDADVQEIQPAIKFEDVNDPTLENHIGNDAIELREELELVEGVYPEFDREAYLAGELAPVFFGSALYNFGVQELLDAFVEIAPSPKPSFSEEREINPEEEGLTGFVFKIHANIDPNHRSRIAFVKICSGRFERNAVYKHIRTGKNMRISSPTAFMASQKEVIDEAFPGDIIGVPDTGNLIIGDTITSGEDVHFKGLPSFSPEMFRYIENADPMKSKQLAKGVDQLMEEGVAQLFTSQFNGRKIIGTVGQLQFEVIQYRLEHEYGAKCRFETLPMHKACWIECDDQKMLTEFKKRKHQKMAVDKRGRDVFMADSGFILQMAQDEFKDIKFHFTSEF
- a CDS encoding SGNH/GDSL hydrolase family protein — encoded protein: MKFSRRGFLKSSAVQAAGIAAIPMIVSETVSASPKKKAEELSTGDVILFQGDSITDAGRNRERQLANDASSFGTGYALMAAASILEQNPEEQLKIYNRGISGNKVYQLADRWQEDCLDLKPALLSILIGVNDYWHKRNGKYDGTVEVYETDFRALLKRTLDSFPNVKLVVCEPFSIDGGTAIGEGWQDEFTPYREAAKRISDEFKTAWVPYHTLFKEALKHAPAAYWSPDGVHPSMAGAQLMAQAWLKVVFG
- a CDS encoding REP-associated tyrosine transposase; the encoded protein is MSADNYFITDQNAVYFLTFTVEDWIDVFTRKEYKVVIADSFNYCIENKGLEVYAWCLMSNHVHLVCRAKEGFRISDIIRDFKKFTAKSILKMIEKETESRKEWMLYRFRYAGKFDNRVKTYKFWQETNHAILLDNSNLIDQRINYTHENPVRAMIVYRAEEYLYSSARDYAGEKGFVHVRTTM
- a CDS encoding transketolase family protein, translated to MSNKLIERAADNVRILSAAMVEKAKSGHPGGAMGGADFVSVLFSEFLNYDPSDMTWANRDRFFLDPGHMSPMLYSILSLTGTYSMDDLKNFRQWGSVTPGHPEVDVARGVENTSGPLGQGHTMAVGAAIAERFLVARFGEWMAHKTYAFISDGGVQEEISQGAGRLAGHLGLSNLIMFYDSNDIQLSTETNEVTNEDTAKKYESWGWKVLTIEGNDIEAIRGALHVAHAEADKPTLIIGKTIMGKGAVTAEGANYERKCATHGMPLGEAGASLEKTIVNLGGDPENAFVIFDEVQAMFDARKAELIAAAAEKKAAQAEWAKANPELAAKFEKFFSKETPDFDFSKITQKANSATRAASSAVLAAFAGEVENMIVSSADLSNSDKTDGFLKKTTSFKKGDFSGSFLQAGVAELTMAAVMNGIALHGGVIPVCATFFVFSDYMKPAARLAGLMQLPVKYVWTHDAFRVGEDGPTHQPVEQEAQIRLMEKLKNHHGQNSMLVLRPADCEETTASWKLALENTSTPTALILSRQNITNLPSKGDRYSEALQAEKGAYIVTDCEGTPDVILLASGSEVSTLVAGAELLGKDGVKCRIVSVPSEGLFRSQSAEYQAEVLPAGIKKFGMTAGLPVTLEGLVGADGKVFGLESFGFSAPYTVLDEKLGFNGQNVYNQVKELLVMA
- a CDS encoding AAA family ATPase, with product MRKNIVVITGGPGFGKSSLIEALSVKGFQVGGEAAREIIGEQMETGGETLPWKNRRAFQQAVSQRRIDFWESVDGVDWAFVDRGIPDQLAFASFRGFEPSAILKSLASEYQYFPVVFICPPWNEIYVQDEVRTESFDEACRIHEMICKTYNDLGYRLVDVPLCSLEERCAFILSELKLSSGINQ
- a CDS encoding tagaturonate reductase, which encodes MELNRTNVENAAKYPSRILQFGEGNFLRAFVDWIVQKMNNEIDFNAGIDVVQPLPNGMVDLLNKQDGLYHVYLKGIKEGKPVKEFEFIQCINKGINPYTEFEVYKAAILNPELRFVVSNTTEAGISWDENDKLDMQPQNSFPGKVTALLYERFKAFEGAADKGLIFFTCELIDRNGDILKKYVLKHAENWNLGADFINWVNTACAFCNTLVDRIVPGFPKDDIKDIQAELGYEDNLVVVGEYFHLWVIEGPEWVAAEFPADKAGLEVKFVKDMTRFREQKVAVLNGCHTGSYAVSYLYGIETVREAYESLEVGNFMKEMVYEEVLPVLDGTEKELQKFAGKILERFSNPFIRHLWQSIALNAMSKWETRNLPSLLGFAEKHGMLPQKLVFSLAAMISYFKGETEGNTYTVQDDQWILDFYKEAWAECDGRPISIYQLVEKVLKLEKVWKQDLNNVPNLTLTVSHYLFLIQQVGMKKAVKAVLDANNPLMKITIEEKAKQEVANN
- a CDS encoding phosphoglycerate dehydrogenase; translation: MFKIQTLNKIDPKGLQNFPLDQYEIASEFSNPDAIVVRSQAMHDMELAKSLKAIARAGAGVNNIPIEKCTENGIVVFNTPGANAHAVKELVIAGMLLSARGIAPGIEWAKTLIGKGDEVPALVEAGKKNFGGNEIRGKRLAVIGLGAIGVLIANAAQALGMEVLGYDPYLSVKQALRLSRNVKRAEGIEVLLASADYVTINIPQTAETKGYINKDKIKMMKNGVRILNFARGGLVNTADMAAALESGKVGCYVTDFPDEATLKMKNVIPIPHLGASTEESETNCAIMAVDQVRDYLENGNIVNSVNFPEATMDRTGSPRLVIANKNIPTMVSQISSLLASEGLNIANMLNKNRADIAYNIIDLDGSCPGADLADKLKSIEGIIMVRILP
- a CDS encoding DUF2179 domain-containing protein, translated to MTDFYHSDLFSYLVLPVLIVLARISDVTVGTLRIVMVSKGQKRIAPLLGFFEVIIWLVTMSKIIQNIDNWVAYVAYGAGFAAGNYIGLILEEKLAVGIVHLQIITRTNADNLIAKLKAKGYGITYHDAYGANEKVAVIYSIIKRVDIAEVIETIRTYNPNAFYSIQEVKFVNKGVESTVRSMEGWRKSK